taaCTACTGAATCAAGCTAGAGCcaatagccagttagcttagcttagcataaaggcttGACACGGGGAAACGGCTAGCctggctccccccccccccttgtgttAAATTATTAGATCTAAatttattatatcatattacAAATACTGAATTATAACTTCAGAGAACATTTTATCACACACAGTTCCCATTAAGCACCACATCTCCAATACTTTGGTTACAAAAAGCATCCTGGAATTTTGTTTAGGACTTCATTTTCCAAACTGGTCAATAAGAACAAAATAAGTAAGAAACCCTGCTGGTTTCTTCTGCTTTTTAGGAAAAATCTCTTCTTCTGTGAATGTGACGTTTTGTGTTGTCTACTTGGTGCGGGTCGATTTCTCTTGTCATCTAATTGGCCCATTATGCTGTGTGTTAAGGCCTGTGTGGATGACCCGCCTCATCAGCCAAGTTGAGTATGTAGCCAGCTATGTCGTCCTCTGTGGGGAAATCAGACATTACCCATGATTCATTGGCAGCAGTCACTTGCAAGCGACATATCGGACAGTTTCGGCTCTGCCCACTCCTGCAGAAACAGAAGAGAGTGTAAAATCATTACTGTTAGTGTTTGTTCATTGATAACTAAATTGTCTCTATGACATCTTAACATGATTTACAAAGCTTATTTCCATCACCTTACCATTTATCAATGCACTTCTGACAGAAGCTGTGCGCACAGGGCAGAATAAGGTCGGCCTTTCCGTCCATGCAGATACAGCACTCCTCCTCGTCGGTCAGCTGCTTCACTCTGCATGAGCACACAAAAGATATataattcaattattttctaAGGAGTAGGGtatcattttttccaaaaattctTTAGAATTTAGAATTTTAGAATGAAATGCCTGATGCTGGATGAATCTTGATGGTTTGCGATCAAAGAATTTGCCTGGGTAAAATATCTTTCAATGTTATGAAATgacattaaaaagcaaaaaaagtgtCCCTTCAGCCCCCTCGCTCCTCCTATGGATGGGAATTCATTCAGGGGGGATAAACATTCATTCTGCTGCAAAAGAAGTTGTATAATTCATCATTTAAGCCGCTTTGGAACATTTAAGAACCCCTTTTCTATCATCCAGCGGCACTGACCTCTGTGGTGAGTAGGTAAAAACTGCATTAATTGAGTTATTTGGCCACTTAGGGGCTGaagctgaaaacacaacattgcATATTCTCAACCGTAGGAAGTTGTTATGCTAAATGTGTCCAGCAGACAGATGGATCAACAGTAGCATTAATTTGGAATTGTACCTCTGGCCCCCTGAGGAATGTCAGTCCGATATTCACTCACCTGTTTTTGGTATTTGCCAACTCCTGATGGAAATGTGGTGACCATTAAtcaatacatatgtgtgtaacattaaaattaaaCCGTTAATTTCCaatgaaaacatatttaaagGAAAAAGATATCTACAGACAAGTAGTTCCTGACTGTTTCAGGAACCACTTCATGTGCACCTACAGTACCTGCCCATCCACATGCTGGCCTGGCAGGAGTCTGTGGAGGGGAGCTGGGCAGACGGGCCCTCTGCAGACAGCACCTCAGCAGCCTGGCTGGTGACGTCACGGTACAGCTGGATGAACTGGTACAGGTTCATGATGCGTGACGCTTCCAACATACCGTTCTCTTTGTTGATCTGGGGGAAGGCAAAGCCAATTACAggatactgtatgtacagttgggttcagaataatagtagtgtgtttaaaaaagtgaataatggtCAAAaaccttagaatagcttttaattccattatATCAATGAATTGGGACCACTGCACAtccaattccaaatcaaaacataacCAAAactgatcaagtttgtgttctacctttacagaaagtgaagacaaaGGAATATTAGCCtgttcaaaaaaacaacttctggcgcctgtgaacaggtattccagcacAGGACGATTGAGCTACATTCCAAAATTCCTCTGCTTTACTGGGATTTGCCTCAAAAACAGCATctatgatgtcaccctacaaaTGTTCTATGGGActgaggtccggggattgggctggccacttcataacatccatctggttcatctggaaccaagactttgcctGCTTACTGGTGTGTGTTGGGTCATTGTGTtgttcaaaggcatttcctctttagcataaggcaacatgacctcttcaagtgttttgatgtattgaaactgatccatgNNNNNNNNNNTGcaataaataggcccaacaccacagaatGAGAAACAcccccataacatgatttttcaccaccatgctttactgtcactgtgtactgtggcttgaattaaGCGTATGGGGGTCGTCAGACAAACTGTCTGCCtgtcctagacccaaaaagaaggattttgctctcatcaatccacagaatgttgcaccatttctcctttggcaaatttcaacctattcagtacatctttttttcagcaatgggactttgcgggggcttctagctgatagctttacgtcacatagccttcttctgcttgtaacagtactcacaggtgaCTTTAAGTCTTCTCTCATTTTCCTGGACCTGCTCATTGGTTGagtctttgccattttggctttTCTTCAATCCATCTGACCCGTTTTTTTCCCacgtcgttcaggctttggatgccatttcaNNNNNNNNNNaatcattttggctgagcagcctatacttttctgcacttctttttatgttttcccctctccaatcaacgttttaatcaaagtccgctgttcctcagagcaatgtctagAACGACcaattttgctgagtatttcagtgtgaaatgcactataaccagcatgcacaatattttattttttctttccttaaatatgggccataattgacacctgtttcttcacagaaccAATCACCtgactaattgaacacaacactgctattattttgaacacgNNNNNNNNNNttacagattcaattacacagaatgagcagcatgcatgttcTGACTGTTGgctctgttggttttctatgactctgcAANNNNNNNNNNtactagtaaattatttgccatgtagaaatatcgcttattacaaaaaatatgattgatgaggttagtgatgttggactgctattattttgaacacaactgtacgcCCACATGCAGTCCCAATCCTACACTGTTGTAAAATAGTTGGGTTTAACCAGTGAGGGCTTTTGACAGATAAGTGTTAACTCAAGCTGCTACATCTTAAATTGCAGAATGACTCAACCACAATGAGTACAGAAGGAATACTGAGGGAAATAACTTAATATCATATtttcaaggtgtgtgtgtgtgtgtgggggggggcttaaAAATACTGGCTCATGTACATTGCGAAAGTATTAGATAGTGCTGCTCATCCTGCGATACGAGATACCCTAAAGGCTGACACTCACATTTTTACAAGCAAATCTAACTAGGTGTACTGCTGTATTTCCCTTTACACCATTTCTTTCATAGATTAATTGTTTAAAACCCGTCTTGAGATCAAGCTACAACCAGAAAATAGACAATAAGCAAGAGATAGCTCATGTAATAAAAAGATCAAACTataggaaacaaaaaacatgcgGTCATTGACACTGAATTAAAATACATGGCAATAGCCAAgctcaaaacaaacacattcctaTAATTAAAAATTCTAGATTAGGTTCTAAACCTGTTTCCATTTACAGTTTGATTCTAAAAAGACCATAATGAATGGTAAAGGTATATCTACAAACTAAACAGGTGTAACCATAATAAagagacacacatactgtaaacccAATAACATTCCTGACCACACTTTCACCCACATCTAATCAAAATATACAGGTTTAATTTCTCCCCCCCACATACAGTGGTCtttcaaaaaaagcaaatgtgtgCGCAGATGCTTTTGTTGGCATGTGAGGAGTGTACTAAAAGTAATCTTGGTCTCACCTTGGTACAGAGGACCCTGACAGCCACCTTCCACAAGGCCGTGGCATCGGATCCTGGCTCAACCTCAAACAGCAGGTGCTTCTGCTGTCCAGAAGCTAGCTTGGCCGTACTGAGAGAGATCCAGCAAAAGAGAGAGTGTACGTTCAACTCAATAAACCATTTTGCATAATTTTCACTGTGGTTATAAACACAGttacacatgaaaacacacacaattttttttaagcattgcTACATTTAGCTTTTTCCTAAATGTAAAGTGTTTCTGGCcacagctgctgtgtgttgatTACTGTGTGAGCTCTGCAGTTTTGGTGCTGTTCACACACTCTGAATTCTCTGCTGTGAACATAGTCAATAAAGATCCAAAATATGGATCGGTTCAGATTGCAAACCTGCAGATTGGAACTGGATTTTGCTAGATGGGATAGTAGACTTCTTAACCACTTAAATTGTTCTGCATACATTATTTTATTCAACTTACCCAAAATGATATGTACATTCTGAGTTTCTTTTGTCACACAACTGAGAATAACTCCCGTTAACCATGTTTTCCTGCCTCTCAGTTACTATCTCAGAGAGATAGtaaacaaaattgaaattgacaGAAGCAGGGATTGGTGTCTGGGGAATAAGATGAACCCCCTCCTACTGTAGATGGTGGACTAGTACTGAGGTTAGCTGTGCAGAGTTTATCTCT
This genomic stretch from Etheostoma spectabile isolate EspeVRDwgs_2016 chromosome 8, UIUC_Espe_1.0, whole genome shotgun sequence harbors:
- the rnf141 gene encoding RING finger protein 141; protein product: MGQQLSGQAVMNHLPEKLVKHAGLVRDSGYLTYEEFLARVAELNEVTAKLASGQQKHLLFEVEPGSDATALWKVAVRVLCTKINKENGMLEASRIMNLYQFIQLYRDVTSQAAEVLSAEGPSAQLPSTDSCQASMWMGRVKQLTDEEECCICMDGKADLILPCAHSFCQKCIDKWSGQSRNCPICRLQVTAANESWVMSDFPTEDDIAGYILNLADEAGHPHRP